One window from the genome of Palaemon carinicauda isolate YSFRI2023 chromosome 24, ASM3689809v2, whole genome shotgun sequence encodes:
- the LOC137618370 gene encoding uncharacterized protein has translation MVSGLRYHQNDINVLWDSGSNVSLITHQKAQELGLNGRDVQITITKVGNKTETVSSKEYTVPVVDIYGVKWEIIACGIDEITTPVEKVDMNVVSCLFKSLNGLHISRPFGVIHLLIGIDYCVLMPKVIETNGNLQLMLNQFGYVVRGFHPQLTSRCYQSNVSVRINHIDITDVNEITSVPRKTIKDVLDNYLSIDSLGTSCYPKCSGCKRGNCTPGQSNCTLKEERELAQISHGLSFNLDKNRWSVVYPWVRNPNLLPNNVSLATARLIATEKRLTKLGLGYCTSYQNQIHDMISRGVARKLSEDEIYSYKGPIFYIPHTEVLKPDSSSTPLRIAFNSSARYMNFSLNEMWAKGPDMLNSLLGVLLRFRENEVAFVCDLAKMYNTISLSLFDQHCHRFLWRDFKVDVKPDHYMLTCVPFGDKPSGTIAMLALKLTAEMSKDEYPVATQIIVNNSYVDDILGSCDSIEIANELMKQIERIIGRGGFKIKHWILSGNANHENPNVKVTKREKEKVLGIVLDPHRDWLVYEVEIKFSPKHRKIHTEPNLAPDDLMVNVPQYLTRRMLLSQIASQYDPLGLVCPVTLRAKLMMRQLISRTEVIEGKVSHYDWDSAVSTDIRNEWLSYFQMLFELQSLSFPRCVKVEGTIGKPMLVVFSDGSNSAYGACAYVRWELSDGGFCSRLLMAKSRLAPLKQLSIPRIELCGALVAARMRETIVKEINFEFESVMHIVDSTIVCAQIQKESYGFGTFTATKIAEIQSKTDVGEWSWVSGDNNLADLTTKPAKPIDLGPESMWQMGPAFLTLPISKWPIRKDHIGDLPDRVGVFVSHACFTVNTVEMSLVFQISRFESSEKLLRVTSRVLKAFKFKSFKGIFQTPNIDEISQAEMLWVREIQSRLGKDWESRYRRLGPSVNKDGLIVVGQRIPRWLKNNYDQDGFVLLSPDHEFVKLYVKTMHRQFHSGVENTLAKIQSKFWVPRVRNMIKSIKFKCVTCKKLTKEIAGQVMGELPLERLKPSPPFAYTALDLYGPFFIRDTVKGRTKGKAYGVIFNCLSTRAVHLDLIEGYSAKDFLNGLRRFVSLRGCPKEIYSDRGTQLTAAEKELRNATEIFKITWIFNASADAPWQNGVSESLIKSVKRSLTIAIGDNILTFSKLQTTLYEIANLLNERPIGIKPGCDPELGRYLCLNDLLLGRTQNAVLKGEFERFPSHESRLKFHEGITDTFWRKWMRDFFPTMLIRQKWHVEKRNLQVGDLVLLQDSNVVRGNWS, from the coding sequence ATGGTGAGTGGCTTAAGGTATCACCAAAATGATATTAATGTGCTATGGGATAGTGGTAGCAATGTGTCGTTAATCACTCATCAAAAGGCCCAAGAATTAGGACTTAATGGAAGAGATGTGCAAATAACCATAACCAAAGTGGGAAATAAAACTGAGACAGTATCCTCTAAAGAGTATACAGTTCCTGTGGTGGACATCTATGGAGTGAAATGGGAAATTATTGCCTGTGGTATAGATGAAATAACTACTCCTgttgagaaagttgatatgaatgtCGTTAGTTGTTTGTTCAAAAGTTTAAACGGTCTTCACATTTCAAGACCCTTTGGAGTAATACATTTATTAATAGGCATTGATTACTGTGTCCTTATGCCTAAAGTTATTGAAACGAATGGTAACCTTCAACTCATGTTAAACCAATTTGGCTATGTTGTTAGAGGATTTCACCCACAATTAACTTCCCGCTGTTATCAATCCAATGTCAGTGTAAGAATCAATCACATAGATATTACAGACGTCAATGAGATTACTTCAGTTCCCAGGAAAACCATTAAAGACGTGTTGGATAATTACTTAAGTATTGATAGCCTGGGTACTTCTTGTTACCCCAAGTGTTCTGGTTGTAAACGCGGTAATTGTACCCCTGGTCAAAGTAATTGTACccttaaagaagaaagagaattgGCTCAAATATCACATGGTTTATCATTTAATTTAGATAAGAATAGATGGAGTGTCGTTTACCCCTgggtaagaaatcctaatcttttaCCTAATAATGTGTCCCTTGCAACAGCTAGGCTAATAGCCACGGAAAAAAGGTTGACCAAGTTAGGACTAGGTTATTGTACGTCCTATCAGAATCAAATTCATGATATGATTTCACGGGGGGTAGCCAGGAAGCTATCCGAAGATGAGATATATAGTTATAAGGGACCTATATTCTACATACCCCACACTGAAGTTCTAAAGCCTGACTCTAGCTCAACTCCCCTTCGGATAGCGTTTAATTCTTCTGCTAGGTATATGAATTTTTCTCTAAATGAAATGTGGGCGAAGGGTCCTGACATGCTAAACTCACTTTTGGGTGTTTTACTTAGGTTCCGAGAAAATGAAGTAGCATTTGTGTGTGATTTGGCCAAAATGTATAACACTATCTCTCTGTCCTTATTTGACCAGcactgtcataggtttctttggcgTGATTTCAAGGTTGATGTTAAGCCAGATCATTATATGTTGACTTGTGTCCCATTTGGGGATAAACCCAGTGGAACTATTGCTATGCTTGCTTTGAAATTAACAGCAGAGATGAGTAAGGATGAATACCCTGTAGCTACGCAGATCATTGTGAATAATagctatgttgatgacatattgGGAAGCTGTGAcagcatagagattgcaaacgaactgatgaaacaaattgaaagaatTATAGGTCGTGGAGGTTTTAAAATTAAGCATTGGATTTTATCAGGCAATGCAAATCATGAGAATCCCAATGTTAAAGTGactaaaagggaaaaggaaaaggttttagGAATTGTGTTGGATCCTCATAGAGACTGGTTAGTATATGAAGTTGAAATAAAATTTTCTCCAAAGCATAGGAAAATTCATACTGAACCTAACTTGGCGCCAGATGATCTCATGGTTAATGTACCACAGTATTTAACTAGAAGAATGTTGTTAAGTCAAATCGCATCTCAGTATGATCCTTTGGGGCTAGTTTGTCCGGTAACTTTAAGAGCCAAATTGATGATGAGACAACTAATTTCCAGGACAGAGGTGATTGAAGGAAAAGTTAGCCATTATGATTGGGATAGTGCAGTGTCGACAGATATTAGGAATGAGTGGTTAAGTTATTTCCAGATGTTGTTTGAGCTTCAGTCTCTCAGCTTCCCTAGGTGTGTCAAAGTAGAAGGTACCATCGGTAAACCAATGCTGGTGGTTTTCTCTGATGGGTCTAATTCTGCATATGGAGCATGTGCTTATGTGCGATGGGAATTGTCTGATGGAGGATTCTGTTCCAGGTTACTAATGGCAAAATCTAGGCTTGCACCACTCAAACAGTTATCCATTCCCCGGATTGAACTATGTGGGGCCTTAGTGGCAGCTAGAATGAGAGAAACTATAGTGaaggaaattaattttgaatttgaatCGGTGATGCACATTGTTGATTCTACAATAGTTTGTGCCCAGATTCAGAAAGAAAGCTATGGCTTTGGCACCTTTACTGCTACAAAAATTgctgaaattcaaagtaaaaccGATGTGGGAGAATGGTCGTGGGTTTCAGGTGATAACAACCTAGCAGACTTGACTACCAAACCTGCTAAGCCGATCGATTTGGGTCCAGAATCAATGTGGCAAATGGGGCCGGCGTTCCTTACTCTCCCAATCAGTAAGTGGCCAATAAGGAAAGATCATATTGGTGATTTGCCTGACAGGGTGGGTGTCTTTGTTTCGCACGCTTGTTTTACTGTGAATACTGTAGAAATGTCTTTAGTGTTTCAAATATCAAGATTTGAAAGTAGTGAAAAATTGCTCAGAGTCACTAGTAGAGTCCTTAAGGCTTTCAAATTTAAATCGTTCAAGGGAATATTTCAAACTCCTAATATTGATGAAATCTCTCAAGCAGAGATGTTGTGGGTGAGAGAAATTCAATCCAGACTTGGTAAAGATTGGGagtccagatatcgcagacttggcCCTAGTGTAAATAAGGATGGTTTAATTGTGGTAGGCCAACGCATTCCTAGGTGGTTAAAGAACAATTATGATCAGGATGGGTTTGTATTACTCTCTCCTGATCATGAATTTGTCaaattatatgtaaaaaccatGCATCGTCAATTTCATTCTGGAGTGGAAAACACCCTTGCGAAAATTCAATCTAAGTTTTGGGTACCAAGAGTTCGGAACATGATCAAGTCCATAAAATTTAAATGCGTAACCTGTAAGAAGTTGACAAAGGAAATAGCAGGTCAAGTCATGGGAGAATTACCTCTAGAGCGTCTAAAACCCTCTCCACCGTTTGCTTATACTGCTCTTGATTTATATGGACCTTTCTTTATCAGGGATACGGTTAAGGGTAGAACTAAAGGTAAAGCCTATGGGGTAATCTTTAATTGTTTATCGACCCGTGCAGTTCATTTAGATCTAATTGAGGGTTATAGTGCAAAAGATTTCCTTAATGGGCTCCGTAGATTTGTATCACTCCGAGGATGTCCTAAAGAAATATATTCTGATAGGGGTACCCAATTAACTGCTGCTGAGAAGGAACTACGGAATGCAACAGAGATTTTTAAAATAACGTGGATCTTCAATGCTTCTGCTGATGCACCTTGGCAAAATGGAGTCAGTGAGAGTCTCATCAAATCTGTCAAAAGGAGTTTGACCATAGCTATTGGTGATAACATTTTAACTTTCAGTAAATTACAAACCACCCTTTATGAAATTGCAAATTTACTAAATGAAAGACCCATTGGTATAAAACCCGGCTGCGATCCCGAACTAGGAAGGTATCTTTGCCTAAATGATCTTTTGCTTGGGCGTACACAAAATGCAGTCCTGAAAGGAGAATTTGAACGCTTCCCTAGTCATGAATCAAGATTGAAATTTCATGAAGGCATAACAGATACTTTTTGGAGAAAATGGATGCGTGACTTTTTCCCCACTATGCTGATACGTCAAAAATGGCATGTAGAAAAGCGTAACTTGCAAGTAGGGGATCTTGTATTGCTTCAGGATAGTAATGTGGTGCGGGGTAATTGGAGTTAG
- the LOC137617847 gene encoding uncharacterized protein: MDRLKVDRGVAKGRFTRKVNVTKERLARDDPPVVLKSLLAEVETAFSDLEVRHDAYYCKLLSAKSEMAELKEAEIYILECERTKSELVSLIIKRCGDNESKMETLIKVKRLDPPEFSGDMRNYGTFKRDYMRLIVPFYGQDAYALKKCLSGEALTCVEGVEDEFEEMFRHLDDKYGNPCKLTEAIVSELKSLKPLHDGDSKRLVYMIKVVERAWLDMRKIL, translated from the coding sequence ATGGACCGACTGAAGGTGGATCGAGGGGTGGCAAAGGGTCGGTTCACCCGGAAAGTCAACGTAACGAAGGAGCGGTTGGCAAGAGACGACCCACCTGTAGTGTTGAAAAGTTTGCTTGCAGAAGTGGAAACTgctttcagtgaccttgaggtaAGACATGATGCCTATTATTGCAAATTACTGAGTGCTAAATCAGAAATGGCCGAATTAAAGGAAGCAGAGATATATATTTTAGAGTGCGAAAGAACTAAATCTGAACTGGTGTCCTTGATCATTAAAAGATGTGGCGATAATGAAAGTAAGATGGAAACTCTTATCAAAGTGAAACGTCTCGACCCACCTGAATTTTCTGGTGATATGAGAAATTATGGTACTTTTAAGAGGGATTATATGAGGTTGATTGTCCCTTTTTATGGGCAAGATGCCTATGCTCTAAAAAAATGTTTGAGTGGAGAAGCGCTGACTTGTGTGGAAGGAGTAGAAGATGAATTTGAAGAGATGTTCCGACACCTTGATGATAAGTATGGTAATCCTTGTAAGCTAACGGAGGCTATTGTGAGTGAATTGAAAAGCCTTAAGCCTCTGCACGACGGAGATTCGAAGAGGTTAGTTTACATGATAAAGGTGGTTGAACGTGCTTGGTTGGATATGAGAAAAATACTGTAG